One Salminus brasiliensis chromosome 5, fSalBra1.hap2, whole genome shotgun sequence DNA segment encodes these proteins:
- the il6r gene encoding interleukin-6 receptor subunit alpha isoform X1: MKLLFLLGLFAVKVQCAQQAEACPRKESPPGKLALTQGSEVILDCSGDVTVDGVSVVTAVRQKEKPRSRGVTTSHRTSQREGDNSGTTGMYHSTVGSAAVTGVTGTYLNKTTTGGGYTADQSAAAGATTVRSPAITAEERTRTRNDITVRQVTRSRRVGGVAEEGGAFSVAMEMGISSERGVSVDYEDYEDYEDREEGLRVTRAIKRQTHWTRNGQRVRGMKRGGSLRLPALRPADSGNYSCYREGRLVMSVNISVGVPPERPTLSCRKKFHTSKVRCEWISHQPIVPRPQCYLLISKGFEEFSRVSCTYSVNRSRCWCAYPSDEGDRKTYTARLCVTNTVGSAISLPRNYNLQDIIKPDPPAKVEVKDVKGQLYALAISWSNPATWRDTVNFYGLHFQVRYRPLLAKVYQQVVLEHKLSWWILDALPNTEYEVQLRAKDEYEGHWSEWTSPVYAHTWTAPEPTPASAVYTSLEPFWTFPEGSGFEADPKVEIARPNDDGGVVWVYVLWVFGLCLLITLSMLFIYSFRNRLCFMSKLEKQSCSPPCSCSSPPPPPLQQPLMAPHQQSQHHFLSVTEEEGDGINLHNYDYFLSHPGD, encoded by the exons ATGAAGCTCCTGTTCCTCCTCGGCTTGTTTGCTGTCAAAGTCCAGTGTGCTCAACAGGCTGAAGCATGTCCTCGAAAAG AGTCTCCTCCTGGCAAGCTGGCTTTGACCCAGGGTAGCGAGGTCATCCTGGACTGCAGCGGGGACGTCACCGTGGACGGCGTGTCCGTAGTAACGGCTGTGCgacagaaagaaaaacccaGGAGCCGAGGAGTCACGACCTCCCACCGGACATCCCAAAGGGAGGGAGACAATAGCGGTACCACTGGAATGTACCATTCTACAGTGGGGAGTGCTGCTGTAACTGGTGTGACTGGGACATACCTAAACAAGACTACCACTGGAGGAGGGTACACTGCAGACCAGAGTGCTGCTGCCGGAGCTACTACTGTTAGAAGTCCTGCGATCACGGCCGAGGAGCGGACGAGGACCAGGAACGACATTACTGTCAGACAAGTCACTCGGTCAAGGAGAGTGGGCGGAGTTGCAGAAGAAGGAGGAGCTTTTAGCGTGGCCATGGAAATGGGAATCAGCTCTGAGCGAG GGGTCAGCGTGGACTATGAGGACTACGAGGACTACGAGGACAGGGAGGAGGGCCTGCGGGTGACCAGAGCCATTAAAAGACAGACACACTGGACTCGAAATGGCCAGAGAGTTCGGGGCATGAAGAGAGGAGGGTCCTTGAGACTGCCCGCCCTCCGACCGGCCGACTCTGGGAACTACAGCTGCTATAGAGAGGGCAGGCTTGTGATGTCTGTTAACATCAGTGTGGGAG TTCCCCCGGAGAGGCCTACACTGTCCTGCCGCAAGAAATTCCACACAAGCAAGGTCCGTTGCGAGTGGATATCCCACCAGCCCATCGTTCCCCGACCTCAGTGTTACCTGCTGATCAGTAAAGG GTTCGAGGAGTTCTCCCGGGTTTCCTGTACGTACTCTGTTAATCGCTCGCGCTGCTGGTGTGCCTACCCCAGCGATGAGGGGGACAGAAAGACCTATACAGCCAGACTGTGCGTGACCAACACAGTGGGCAGTGCCATCAGCCTTCCCCGCAACTACAACCTGCAGGACATCA TCAAGCCAGACCCTCCTGCCAAAGTGGAGGTGAAAGATGTAAAAGGGCAGCTTTACGCGCTGGCCATCTCGTGGTCTAATCCTGCCACCTGGCGGGATACTGTGAACTTCTATGGCCTGCACTTCCAGGTCAGAtatcgccctctgctggccaaAGTG taccaGCAGGTGGTACTAGAGCATAAGCTTTCCTGGTGGATTTTGGACGCTCTGCCTAACACTGAGTATGAAGTCCAGCTTCGAGCTAAAGATGAGTATGAAGGACACTGGAGTGAATGGACCAGCCCTGTGTATGCACACACATGGACAG CTCCTGAGCCCACCCCTGCCTCTGCCGTCTATACCAGTCTG GAACCTTTCTGGACGTTTCCGGAAGGCTCTGGATTTGAAGCTGATCCTAAAGTGG AAATAGCTCGTCCGAATGACGATGGTGGTGTGGTTTGGGTGTATGTGCTGTGGGTATTTGGGCTGTGTCTCCTCATCACCCTCTCCATGCTCTTCATCTACTCCTTCAG GAACAGGCTTTGCTTCATGTCTAAGTTGGAAAAGCAGAGCTGCTCCCCTCCCTGCTCCTgctcatctcctcctccaccccctcTCCAGCAGCCCCTCATGGCTCCTCATCAGCAAAGCCAGCATCACTTCCTGTCTGTAACAGAAGAGGAAGGAGATGGCATCAACTTGCATAATTATGACTATTTCCTATCTCACCCCGGGGACTGA
- the il6r gene encoding interleukin-6 receptor subunit alpha isoform X2 has product MKLLFLLGLFAVKVQCAQQAEACPRKESPPGKLALTQGSEVILDCSGDVTVDGVSVVTAVRQKEKPRSRGVTTSHRTSQREGDNSGTTGMYHSTVGSAAVTGVTGTYLNKTTTGGGYTADQSAAAGATTVRSPAITAEERTRTRNDITVRQVTRSRRVGGVAEEGGAFSVAMEMGISSERGVSVDYEDYEDYEDREEGLRVTRAIKRQTHWTRNGQRVRGMKRGGSLRLPALRPADSGNYSCYREGRLVMSVNISVGVPPERPTLSCRKKFHTSKVRCEWISHQPIVPRPQCYLLISKGFEEFSRVSCTYSVNRSRCWCAYPSDEGDRKTYTARLCVTNTVGSAISLPRNYNLQDIIKPDPPAKVEVKDVKGQLYALAISWSNPATWRDTVNFYGLHFQVRYRPLLAKVYQQVVLEHKLSWWILDALPNTEYEVQLRAKDEYEGHWSEWTSPVYAHTWTAPEPTPASAVYTSLEPFWTFPEGSGFEADPKVGTADLPTHPTPNVGSQASHLVSEAWDDFTEYPYRGYEHHVTGRLYATKTEK; this is encoded by the exons ATGAAGCTCCTGTTCCTCCTCGGCTTGTTTGCTGTCAAAGTCCAGTGTGCTCAACAGGCTGAAGCATGTCCTCGAAAAG AGTCTCCTCCTGGCAAGCTGGCTTTGACCCAGGGTAGCGAGGTCATCCTGGACTGCAGCGGGGACGTCACCGTGGACGGCGTGTCCGTAGTAACGGCTGTGCgacagaaagaaaaacccaGGAGCCGAGGAGTCACGACCTCCCACCGGACATCCCAAAGGGAGGGAGACAATAGCGGTACCACTGGAATGTACCATTCTACAGTGGGGAGTGCTGCTGTAACTGGTGTGACTGGGACATACCTAAACAAGACTACCACTGGAGGAGGGTACACTGCAGACCAGAGTGCTGCTGCCGGAGCTACTACTGTTAGAAGTCCTGCGATCACGGCCGAGGAGCGGACGAGGACCAGGAACGACATTACTGTCAGACAAGTCACTCGGTCAAGGAGAGTGGGCGGAGTTGCAGAAGAAGGAGGAGCTTTTAGCGTGGCCATGGAAATGGGAATCAGCTCTGAGCGAG GGGTCAGCGTGGACTATGAGGACTACGAGGACTACGAGGACAGGGAGGAGGGCCTGCGGGTGACCAGAGCCATTAAAAGACAGACACACTGGACTCGAAATGGCCAGAGAGTTCGGGGCATGAAGAGAGGAGGGTCCTTGAGACTGCCCGCCCTCCGACCGGCCGACTCTGGGAACTACAGCTGCTATAGAGAGGGCAGGCTTGTGATGTCTGTTAACATCAGTGTGGGAG TTCCCCCGGAGAGGCCTACACTGTCCTGCCGCAAGAAATTCCACACAAGCAAGGTCCGTTGCGAGTGGATATCCCACCAGCCCATCGTTCCCCGACCTCAGTGTTACCTGCTGATCAGTAAAGG GTTCGAGGAGTTCTCCCGGGTTTCCTGTACGTACTCTGTTAATCGCTCGCGCTGCTGGTGTGCCTACCCCAGCGATGAGGGGGACAGAAAGACCTATACAGCCAGACTGTGCGTGACCAACACAGTGGGCAGTGCCATCAGCCTTCCCCGCAACTACAACCTGCAGGACATCA TCAAGCCAGACCCTCCTGCCAAAGTGGAGGTGAAAGATGTAAAAGGGCAGCTTTACGCGCTGGCCATCTCGTGGTCTAATCCTGCCACCTGGCGGGATACTGTGAACTTCTATGGCCTGCACTTCCAGGTCAGAtatcgccctctgctggccaaAGTG taccaGCAGGTGGTACTAGAGCATAAGCTTTCCTGGTGGATTTTGGACGCTCTGCCTAACACTGAGTATGAAGTCCAGCTTCGAGCTAAAGATGAGTATGAAGGACACTGGAGTGAATGGACCAGCCCTGTGTATGCACACACATGGACAG CTCCTGAGCCCACCCCTGCCTCTGCCGTCTATACCAGTCTG GAACCTTTCTGGACGTTTCCGGAAGGCTCTGGATTTGAAGCTGATCCTAAAGTGG GTACAGCTGACCTccccacccaccccaccccaaatGTAGGCAGTCAAGCAAGTCATTTGGTGTCTGAGGCCTGGGATGACTTTACAGAATATCCATATAGAGGGTATGAGCACCACGTCACAGGCCGACTGTATGCCACTAAAACAGAAAAATAG
- the LOC140556653 gene encoding uncharacterized protein: MVKFIWCSSSGALHLVLFVFVGSLKVGDNNNNSTGALTPDNKQDCTTVFCQNGTITLELNESMVEERRDCKHGLYNETGHFLGEADQSGLMNLSCQSHNYIRQVTWKIMCGNETLKSALRMLTMPSMDEEVCFRIQGRAEEVEDDQHCRTITCQNGIATLELNESMVEERRDCEHMLYNETGHFLGEADQSGLKNLSCQSHNYTRQVTWKIRCDDKTMDEEVCFRIEDRAEEVSSEPLEGRAKEVSSEPHCTTVICQNDTVTPELDKSIVKECRDCEHGLYNETGHFLGEADQSGLIKLSCQPHNYTRQVTWKIRCEDKTMDEEVCFRNHPDKVNDDQCNCMVLAIVVSVTVIVAVILIVLMVFVEKQKYLKWASTDPVLMSCS, translated from the exons ATGGTGAAGTTCATCTGGTGCTCTTCATCTGGTGCTCTTCATCTGGTGCTCTTCGTTTTTGTGGGGAGTCTAAAAG tgggcgataataacaataacagcacTGGAGCTTTAACCCCAGATAATAAACAGG ACTGCACCACAGTCTTCTGCCAGAATGGCACCATTACCCTGGAACTGAATGAGAGCATGGTGGAGGAGCGCAGGGACTGTAAGCACGGGCTGTACAATGAG ACGGGGCATTTTCTGGGTGAAGCTGATCAGTCAGGACTGATGAACCTCTCATGCCAGTCTCACAATTACATCAGACAAGTTACCTGGAAGATCATGTGTGGTAATGAGACG TTGAAGAGCGCCCTGAGGATGTTGACAATGCCAAGC ATGGATGAGGAGGTCTGTTTCAGAA TTCAAGGCCGAGCTGAAGAGGTAGAGGATGACCAGC ACTGCAGAACCATCACCTGCCAGAACGGCATCGCCACCCTGGAGCTGAATGAGAGCATGGTGGAGGAGCGCAGGGACTGTGAGCACATGCTGTACAATGAG ACGGGGCATTTTCTGGGTGAAGCTGATCAGTCAGGACTGAAGAACCTCTCATGCCAGTCTCACAATTACACCAGACAAGTTACCTGGAAGATCAGGTGTGACGACAAGACg ATGGATGAGGAGGTCTGTTTCAGAA TTGAAGACCGAGCTGAAGAGGTTTCCAGTGAGCCGC TTGAAGGCAGAGCTAAAGAGGTTTCCAGTGAGCCGC ACTGCACCACAGTCATCTGCCAGAACGATACTGTCACCCCGGAGCTGGACAAGAGCATCGTGAAGGAATGCAGGGACTGTGAGCATGGGCTGTACAATGAG ACGGGGCATTTTCTGGGTGAAGCTGATCAGTCAGGACTGATTAAACTCTCATGCCAGCCTCACAATTACACCAGACAAGTTACCTGGAAGATCAGGTGTGAAGACAAGACG ATGGATGAGGAGGTCTGTTTCAGAA acCACCCTGACAAGGTTAATGATGACCAGT GTAATTGTATGGTTTTGGCGATCGTGGTGTCTGTGACCGTGATTGTGGCTGTGATCTTGATCGTGCTTATGGTCTTTGTGGAAAAGCAGAAAT